One genomic window of Catenulispora sp. EB89 includes the following:
- a CDS encoding DUF488 domain-containing protein yields the protein MSGDYRMKRAYSAASQADGKRVLVDRLWPRGVGREEAALDLWPIDVAPSNELRKWLHAHRDEYAEFEARYNAELEGDAQQAGLAEVRALHAKHTVTLVTAAKDVEHSHVPVLVKRLQEGS from the coding sequence ATGAGTGGCGACTACAGGATGAAGCGGGCTTATAGCGCTGCGTCCCAGGCGGACGGCAAGCGGGTCCTGGTGGATCGGCTGTGGCCGCGCGGCGTGGGCCGGGAAGAGGCCGCGCTCGACCTGTGGCCCATCGATGTGGCGCCCTCCAACGAACTCCGGAAGTGGCTCCATGCGCACCGCGACGAGTACGCGGAGTTCGAAGCGCGCTATAACGCCGAACTCGAGGGAGACGCCCAACAGGCTGGGCTCGCAGAGGTGCGCGCTCTGCACGCCAAGCACACCGTCACGCTTGTCACCGCCGCCAAGGACGTCGAGCACAGCCACGTCCCCGTACTCGTCAAGCGCCTCCAGGAGGGGTCTTGA
- a CDS encoding alpha/beta hydrolase, with protein MTTGCGGSSHAAQKPSTPGGRGASGGATPTGARGNAALANADVVPADLQQFYDQKPTWAPCATDSSLPGWTCAKITVPLDYSDPAKGTTYIMATRKAATGPADQRVGSLLLNPGGPGGAGIAYAQDPNVVTKNVAAHYDIVGFDPRGVGQSDPVRCLSDDTAAMDEFVQADPMPHTDAQVAEVVKESQAIGKACEQKSARILPYVGTPNAARDMDVLRAVLGDAKLHYLGKSYGTYLGAVYAGLFPQNTGRLVLDGAIDPTLTAKQMNIAQAQGFEKLIREFAADCVTQTNCPLGTDGSTAVDKLMTYLQSLQDHPVPTHDGNRTVNYGLALTAVLQVMYVPQYWSDLRDALSAAMNGDGTRLLQWADLYNDRTSGTYDNQTDANIAINCLDRPDPDAENAQQIETKEVPDYKTQAPLLGEMLAWADLSCATWPVKPQTQPAPITAAGSAPILVVGTKDDPATPYPWAQGLAKQLQNGHLLTFNGSGHTAYTRGSQCIDNAVDSYLIQGTVPPAGITCDVGA; from the coding sequence TTGACCACTGGGTGCGGCGGGAGTTCGCACGCGGCGCAGAAGCCTTCGACCCCCGGCGGACGCGGCGCCTCGGGCGGCGCGACCCCGACGGGCGCGCGCGGGAACGCGGCGTTGGCGAACGCCGACGTGGTCCCCGCGGACCTGCAGCAGTTCTACGACCAGAAGCCGACCTGGGCGCCCTGCGCGACGGACAGCAGCCTGCCCGGCTGGACCTGCGCGAAGATCACGGTGCCGCTGGACTACTCGGACCCCGCGAAGGGGACGACGTACATCATGGCGACCCGCAAGGCCGCCACCGGGCCAGCAGACCAGCGGGTGGGTTCGCTGCTGCTGAACCCCGGCGGCCCCGGCGGCGCGGGCATCGCCTACGCGCAGGACCCGAACGTGGTGACGAAGAACGTGGCGGCGCACTACGACATCGTCGGCTTCGACCCCCGCGGCGTCGGCCAGTCGGACCCGGTGCGCTGCCTGTCGGACGACACCGCGGCGATGGACGAGTTCGTCCAGGCGGACCCGATGCCCCACACCGACGCGCAGGTGGCGGAGGTCGTGAAGGAGTCACAGGCGATCGGCAAGGCCTGCGAGCAGAAGTCGGCCCGCATCCTGCCCTACGTCGGCACCCCCAACGCGGCACGCGACATGGACGTCCTCCGAGCGGTCCTGGGCGACGCCAAGCTCCACTACCTGGGCAAGTCCTACGGCACCTACCTGGGAGCCGTCTACGCGGGCCTGTTCCCCCAGAACACCGGCCGGCTGGTCCTGGACGGCGCCATCGACCCCACCCTGACCGCCAAGCAGATGAACATCGCCCAGGCCCAGGGCTTCGAGAAGCTGATCCGCGAATTCGCCGCCGACTGCGTCACCCAGACCAACTGCCCCCTCGGCACCGACGGCAGCACAGCAGTCGACAAGCTCATGACCTACCTCCAGTCCCTCCAGGACCACCCAGTCCCCACCCACGACGGCAACCGCACGGTGAACTACGGCCTCGCCCTCACAGCGGTCCTCCAGGTGATGTACGTCCCCCAGTACTGGAGCGACCTCCGCGACGCCCTGAGCGCCGCCATGAACGGCGACGGCACCCGCCTCCTCCAGTGGGCGGACCTCTACAACGACCGCACCAGCGGTACATACGACAATCAGACCGACGCCAACATCGCCATCAACTGCCTGGACCGCCCCGACCCCGACGCCGAGAACGCCCAGCAGATCGAGACCAAAGAGGTCCCGGACTACAAAACCCAAGCCCCCCTCCTCGGCGAAATGCTGGCCTGGGCCGACCTCTCCTGCGCCACCTGGCCGGTGAAACCACAAACCCAACCAGCCCCCATCACCGCCGCAGGCAGCGCCCCCATCCTCGTAGTGGGCACAAAAGACGACCCCGCCACCCCCTACCCCTGGGCCCAGGGCCTGGCCAAGCAGCTCCAAAACGGCCACCTCCTCACCTTCAACGGAAGCGGCCACACCGCCTACACCCGAGGCTCCCAGTGCATCGACAACGCAGTCGACAGCTACCTCATCCAAGGCACCGTCCCCCCCGCAGGGATCACTTGTGACGTCGGCGCCTAG
- the pyrE gene encoding orotate phosphoribosyltransferase yields the protein MSNAPIVAQPSSARDALLKEIQAKAVVRGEVTLSSGLKADWYLDLRRITLDGTAAPLVGTAMLELTADLDFDAVGGLTMGADPVATAMLHASAAGGRALDAFVVRKAAKAHGMQRRIEGPEVAGRRVLAVEDTSTTGGSPLEAVRALREAGAEVVAVATIVDRATGAAEAIAAEGLPYYTVYTLGDLHV from the coding sequence ATGTCCAACGCACCGATCGTCGCCCAGCCTTCCTCAGCCCGTGATGCCCTCCTGAAGGAGATCCAGGCCAAGGCGGTGGTGCGCGGCGAGGTGACGCTGTCCTCCGGGCTGAAGGCCGACTGGTACCTGGACCTGCGGCGGATCACGCTGGACGGGACCGCGGCGCCGCTGGTCGGCACCGCGATGCTGGAGCTGACCGCGGACCTGGACTTCGACGCGGTCGGCGGGCTGACCATGGGGGCGGACCCGGTCGCCACCGCGATGCTGCACGCCTCGGCCGCCGGCGGCCGGGCGCTGGACGCCTTCGTGGTCCGCAAGGCCGCCAAGGCGCACGGCATGCAGCGCCGCATCGAGGGCCCGGAGGTGGCCGGCCGCCGCGTGCTCGCGGTCGAGGACACCTCCACGACCGGCGGTTCTCCGCTGGAAGCCGTGCGCGCTCTGAGGGAAGCCGGTGCGGAGGTGGTGGCAGTGGCTACGATCGTGGACCGCGCCACCGGTGCCGCCGAGGCGATCGCCGCGGAGGGGCTGCCGTACTACACCGTCTACACGCTGGGGGATCTTCATGTTTGA
- the tmk gene encoding dTMP kinase produces MESSPVGIRDVLAIPDFRRLWTALSLSSLGDWLGLLAQSSLAVSLAGGGYAGRSYAVAGVFVVRLIPAVLFGPIAGVVADRLDRRWTMVAGDSARCLFFISIPLVGTLWWLFTATFLIEIAAMFWIPAKEATVPNLVPPRLLEPANQVSLLTAYGTAPIAAGVFTVLSLITRGLASQWNFFTAKPVSLALYFDALTFLFSALTIARLKSIPARSATERAAERRHTTDTRSPLRALFDGWHYLGEDKRIRGVIIGTTGAFAAGGAVVGLARTYVGDLHAGQAAYGVLFGTVFLGLAAGMFSGSRVLAGVSRERLFGSVIFAAGLVLCVFALVPILLLSVLCALVIGFLGGTAWIIGQTMLGREVADELRGRTFAFVQSLIRVTLVLILAVSPAVAGMFGAHTLSVPGASITYGGAAITLFGAGLLAMGVGWVAYRMMDDVPGKSLRNELKAALKRTAAPTRAGGVAESGTTSGPAAGADGNPLPEGTGIERPAHTYTGTFLSFEGGDGSGKSTQLDLVADWLRGRGHEVVVTREPGGTLLGTKLRNIVLDAQNADVISPRAEALIYAADRADHVERVIRPALERGAVVITDRYVDSSLAYQGAGRALSAREVELLSHWATQGLMPDVTVLMDLDPIEAARRRKTPADRLELESVDFHRRVRNRYLELAAAEPERFIVINALETIEQISGRIKSRLEGRIHLSRQQMTEEAARREEERRKAAQERAAQMAELSDAERRRAEAEAEQRDQAEREQETREFARQEHMRRLEEEAARAERAARERAQGAGSSELSSRPSPTDRPAIRPTTPTTTSATSATSTTGPATRPGQTTDSYSPSPRAVTPAPPSTTPRAEEISAPPVRGEWEVPDYVTKPEFDEEPEQDALSMADELFGARQPSRHGGDDA; encoded by the coding sequence ATGGAGTCATCACCGGTCGGGATCCGCGACGTGCTCGCCATCCCCGACTTCCGCCGGCTGTGGACGGCCCTGTCGCTGTCCAGCCTCGGGGACTGGCTCGGGCTGCTGGCGCAGTCCTCGCTGGCGGTGTCCCTGGCCGGGGGCGGCTATGCGGGCCGCTCCTATGCGGTCGCCGGCGTCTTCGTGGTGCGGCTGATCCCGGCCGTCCTGTTCGGGCCGATCGCCGGGGTGGTCGCCGACCGGCTGGACCGGCGCTGGACGATGGTGGCCGGCGACAGCGCGCGCTGTCTGTTCTTCATCTCCATCCCCCTGGTCGGCACCTTGTGGTGGCTGTTCACGGCCACCTTCCTGATCGAGATCGCGGCGATGTTCTGGATCCCGGCCAAGGAGGCCACGGTCCCGAACCTGGTCCCGCCGCGGCTCCTGGAGCCGGCGAACCAGGTGTCGCTGCTCACCGCGTATGGCACCGCTCCCATCGCGGCGGGAGTGTTCACCGTGCTGTCGCTGATCACGCGGGGCCTGGCGAGCCAGTGGAACTTCTTCACCGCCAAACCGGTCAGCCTCGCTCTCTACTTCGATGCGCTCACCTTCCTGTTCTCCGCTCTTACGATTGCGCGCCTTAAGAGCATCCCTGCGCGCTCCGCTACAGAGCGCGCCGCAGAGCGCCGCCACACCACCGACACTCGTTCCCCGCTCCGCGCCCTCTTCGACGGCTGGCACTACCTCGGCGAGGACAAGAGGATCCGCGGTGTGATCATCGGCACAACCGGAGCTTTCGCGGCCGGCGGCGCGGTGGTCGGGCTGGCCCGGACCTACGTCGGGGATCTCCATGCGGGCCAGGCAGCGTATGGCGTCCTGTTCGGCACCGTCTTCCTCGGCCTGGCCGCCGGGATGTTCTCCGGCTCGCGGGTGCTGGCCGGCGTGTCGCGGGAGCGGCTGTTCGGCTCCGTCATCTTCGCCGCGGGCCTGGTCCTCTGCGTGTTCGCCCTGGTGCCGATCCTGCTGCTCAGCGTGCTGTGCGCGCTGGTCATCGGCTTCCTCGGCGGGACCGCGTGGATCATCGGGCAGACGATGCTGGGCCGCGAGGTGGCCGACGAGCTGCGCGGCCGGACGTTCGCCTTCGTCCAGTCCCTGATCCGGGTGACGCTGGTCCTCATCCTGGCCGTGTCCCCGGCGGTGGCCGGCATGTTCGGGGCGCACACGCTAAGCGTTCCCGGCGCATCGATCACCTATGGTGGCGCGGCCATCACCCTTTTCGGCGCGGGACTGCTGGCAATGGGCGTCGGGTGGGTGGCGTACAGGATGATGGATGACGTGCCAGGGAAATCGTTGCGGAACGAACTGAAGGCGGCGCTCAAGCGCACCGCCGCTCCGACGCGCGCCGGGGGCGTGGCGGAGTCGGGGACCACCTCCGGACCGGCGGCCGGAGCCGACGGGAACCCGCTGCCGGAAGGCACCGGGATCGAAAGGCCCGCGCACACCTATACCGGTACCTTCCTGTCCTTCGAGGGCGGCGACGGCAGCGGCAAGTCCACGCAGCTGGACTTGGTCGCCGACTGGCTGCGCGGGCGCGGCCACGAAGTCGTGGTGACCCGCGAGCCGGGCGGGACGCTGCTGGGAACGAAGCTGCGCAACATCGTGCTCGACGCGCAGAACGCAGACGTCATCTCCCCGCGCGCCGAGGCGCTGATCTACGCCGCGGACCGCGCGGACCACGTCGAGCGGGTGATCCGGCCGGCCCTGGAGCGCGGCGCGGTGGTGATCACCGACCGCTACGTCGACTCCTCGCTGGCCTATCAGGGCGCGGGGCGCGCACTGTCGGCCCGGGAGGTCGAGCTGCTGTCGCACTGGGCCACGCAGGGCCTGATGCCGGACGTCACGGTTTTGATGGACCTGGACCCGATCGAGGCGGCGCGGCGGCGCAAGACCCCGGCCGACCGGCTGGAGCTGGAGTCCGTGGACTTCCACCGCCGGGTCCGCAACCGTTATCTGGAGCTGGCCGCGGCCGAGCCGGAGCGGTTCATCGTGATCAACGCCCTGGAGACGATCGAGCAGATCTCCGGGCGCATCAAGTCACGGCTGGAGGGCCGGATCCACCTGTCGCGTCAGCAGATGACCGAGGAAGCGGCACGCCGTGAGGAGGAGCGCCGTAAGGCTGCGCAGGAGCGCGCAGCGCAGATGGCAGAGCTTTCCGACGCAGAGCGCCGCCGCGCCGAGGCCGAAGCCGAACAGCGGGACCAGGCGGAGCGGGAGCAGGAGACGCGGGAGTTCGCGCGGCAGGAACACATGCGGCGCTTAGAGGAAGAGGCGGCCAGGGCCGAGCGCGCGGCGCGCGAGCGGGCCCAGGGTGCGGGCTCCAGCGAGTTGTCCTCGCGCCCCTCGCCGACCGATCGGCCGGCGATCCGACCGACCACGCCGACCACCACGTCGGCCACATCGGCCACATCGACGACCGGACCGGCGACCCGCCCGGGGCAGACGACGGATTCGTATTCGCCGTCCCCGCGCGCCGTCACGCCGGCTCCCCCGAGCACCACACCGCGAGCCGAGGAGATCTCCGCACCGCCGGTCCGCGGCGAATGGGAAGTCCCGGACTACGTCACCAAGCCGGAGTTCGACGAGGAACCGGAACAGGACGCGCTGTCCATGGCCGACGAGCTGTTCGGCGCCCGGCAGCCGTCCCGGCACGGCGGGGACGACGCGTGA
- a CDS encoding DUF4232 domain-containing protein — translation MTNHITPTAKTLLAAALAASALLGLSACGSDTSKPSAAAAGSPTANQSQQSPAPNAATTATTQAPDVAQASTQAQGQPQGQPQNQTQTQALATPVTKKPSAPKTSTPKPPRPSTTAGSGLAAACTTDQLKGTVSALVRPINHVLLTVTNTGGAACSVYYYPDLRFDADQQAVTQPVEDSKPQAVVTIDPGQSAYASIGTSAADSSAGKVEPQVEVFLESRDQSGSLPGSLKLSLPNDTVVDQNSAFVTYWQYDMQSAIAW, via the coding sequence ATGACGAACCACATCACGCCGACCGCCAAGACCCTCCTCGCCGCCGCCCTTGCGGCCTCCGCCCTCCTGGGCCTGAGCGCCTGCGGCAGCGACACGTCCAAGCCCTCCGCAGCCGCCGCGGGCAGCCCGACCGCGAACCAGTCCCAGCAGTCCCCCGCGCCGAACGCCGCGACGACGGCCACGACCCAGGCGCCGGACGTGGCTCAGGCCTCCACGCAGGCGCAGGGCCAGCCGCAGGGCCAGCCGCAGAACCAGACGCAAACCCAGGCCCTCGCCACTCCGGTGACCAAGAAGCCCTCCGCCCCGAAGACCTCGACGCCGAAGCCCCCGAGGCCCTCCACCACCGCCGGCTCAGGCCTCGCCGCTGCCTGCACCACCGACCAGCTCAAGGGCACCGTCTCCGCCCTCGTCCGCCCCATCAACCACGTCCTGCTCACCGTCACCAACACCGGCGGCGCCGCCTGCAGCGTGTACTACTACCCCGACCTGCGCTTCGACGCCGACCAGCAGGCCGTCACGCAGCCCGTCGAGGACAGCAAGCCGCAGGCCGTGGTCACCATCGACCCGGGCCAGTCGGCCTACGCCTCCATCGGCACCTCCGCCGCCGACAGCTCCGCCGGCAAGGTCGAGCCCCAGGTGGAGGTGTTCCTGGAGTCCCGGGACCAGTCCGGCTCTCTGCCCGGCTCCCTGAAGCTGTCCCTGCCCAACGACACGGTCGTGGACCAGAACTCCGCGTTCGTCACCTACTGGCAGTACGACATGCAGAGCGCCATCGCCTGGTGA
- a CDS encoding stage 0 sporulation family protein: MICAVSFTRYGRLYYYAPGPITPHVGDKVLVPTSAGPEVAECIWAPQWVDTYEDAEIGGLDELVGFATPDDLARDERSRERRARARVVAKRQIREQGLPMKVVGVDFVESEKQITVYFSAPQYVDFRELVRTLARELDARIELRQLGARDEARIQGGIGPCGRDTCCSTFLKDFEPVSVRMAKDQDLPVNPLKISGACGRLMCCLKYEHPLYVETKAKAPARGEKVLTPEGPGRVVGLNVPSETVKVRLDETGRTCSCSLASVCGSRQDYETSRKDGSMRWDAE; this comes from the coding sequence ATGATCTGTGCCGTCAGCTTCACCCGCTACGGCCGTCTGTATTACTACGCGCCAGGGCCCATCACCCCGCACGTGGGCGACAAGGTGCTGGTCCCCACGTCCGCCGGGCCGGAGGTAGCCGAGTGCATCTGGGCACCGCAGTGGGTCGACACCTACGAGGACGCGGAGATCGGCGGCCTGGACGAGCTCGTCGGCTTCGCCACGCCGGACGACCTGGCGCGCGACGAGCGCAGCCGGGAGCGGCGGGCCCGCGCCCGGGTGGTCGCCAAGCGGCAGATCCGCGAGCAGGGGCTACCGATGAAGGTGGTCGGCGTCGACTTCGTGGAGTCGGAGAAGCAGATCACGGTGTACTTCTCGGCTCCGCAGTACGTGGACTTCCGCGAACTGGTGCGAACACTCGCGCGAGAGTTGGACGCCCGCATTGAGCTTCGGCAACTGGGCGCCCGCGACGAGGCGCGGATCCAGGGCGGGATCGGGCCCTGCGGACGGGACACCTGCTGCTCGACGTTCCTTAAGGACTTCGAGCCTGTGTCGGTCCGCATGGCGAAGGACCAGGACCTGCCGGTGAACCCCCTGAAGATCTCCGGGGCCTGCGGGCGGCTTATGTGCTGTCTCAAGTATGAGCACCCGCTCTACGTGGAGACGAAGGCTAAGGCTCCCGCGCGCGGAGAGAAGGTACTGACGCCGGAGGGGCCGGGGCGGGTCGTCGGGCTGAACGTGCCGTCGGAGACCGTGAAGGTACGGCTCGACGAGACCGGACGGACGTGCTCGTGCTCTCTGGCCTCGGTCTGCGGGTCTCGTCAGGACTATGAGACTTCCCGTAAGGACGGCTCTATGCGTTGGGACGCGGAGTGA